From a single Lewinella sp. LCG006 genomic region:
- a CDS encoding bifunctional precorrin-2 dehydrogenase/sirohydrochlorin ferrochelatase — MNTLYPIFLKTEQLDFLIVGGGNVAYEKLFFILKSSPQTKVTVVAPMIRDEVSALAKDYDVTLVEDVYAPAYLEGRHIVIATTDSPSVNHQVYEDARARQLLVNVADTPELCDLYLGGIVTKGNLKIAISTNGKSPTVAKRLRQLFERIFPEDMDELLLNLHRYRSTLKLSFEQKVDRMNALTQELIKNDD; from the coding sequence ATGAATACCCTCTACCCTATTTTCCTGAAGACGGAGCAATTGGATTTTCTGATTGTCGGTGGAGGGAATGTTGCTTATGAAAAGCTTTTTTTCATTCTCAAATCAAGCCCGCAAACCAAAGTGACCGTCGTGGCGCCTATGATTCGGGACGAAGTAAGCGCATTGGCCAAGGATTATGACGTAACATTGGTAGAAGATGTTTACGCCCCCGCTTATTTAGAAGGCCGACATATTGTTATTGCTACCACTGATAGCCCTAGCGTCAATCATCAGGTTTACGAAGATGCACGAGCACGGCAATTGCTCGTCAACGTAGCAGACACCCCTGAACTGTGTGATCTGTATTTGGGGGGAATTGTGACCAAAGGCAACCTCAAAATTGCTATTTCTACCAATGGAAAATCGCCGACCGTTGCAAAGCGTTTACGCCAGTTGTTTGAGCGTATTTTCCCCGAAGACATGGATGAACTATTACTGAATTTACACCGTTACCGTAGTACGCTGAAGCTATCGTTTGAACAGAAAGTGGATCGTATGAATGCGTTAACGCAAGAATTAATAAAAAACGATGATTAA
- the cobA gene encoding uroporphyrinogen-III C-methyltransferase, whose translation MKSFNQKAKITLVGAGPGDPELLTLKGLRAIKTADVILYDSLANPELLDHNPYAHKVFVGKRKGYQRFSQDQINSLLVDFAKFPYHIVRLKGGDPMVFGRAMEEIETARAHNIPVEVIPGISSYAGAAAYQQLPITERGVSRSFWVVTGTDRDGQLSKDLALAAQSSATVIVLMGMSKLDEIVQLFSQHKPLDYPVSIVQNATRPDVRSLSGQLDNIVALNTIAQLASPGILIFGAAARHLDTIAPHLATLKTKEQ comes from the coding sequence ATGAAATCATTCAATCAGAAAGCAAAGATAACCCTGGTAGGAGCTGGCCCAGGCGATCCGGAATTATTGACCTTAAAGGGATTAAGAGCCATAAAGACAGCTGATGTTATTCTTTACGATAGCCTGGCCAACCCGGAATTGTTGGATCACAATCCTTACGCTCACAAGGTTTTCGTAGGCAAACGAAAAGGCTATCAACGATTTTCCCAAGACCAGATCAATTCTTTGCTCGTGGATTTTGCCAAATTCCCCTACCATATTGTACGCCTCAAAGGTGGTGACCCTATGGTTTTCGGTCGAGCGATGGAAGAAATTGAAACAGCAAGGGCACATAACATTCCCGTAGAAGTGATTCCGGGAATCTCTTCCTATGCAGGAGCGGCCGCTTACCAGCAACTTCCCATTACAGAAAGAGGCGTCAGCCGTAGTTTTTGGGTGGTGACCGGTACGGATAGAGACGGCCAGCTGAGTAAGGATTTGGCATTGGCCGCCCAATCCTCGGCTACCGTCATCGTACTCATGGGAATGAGCAAATTGGATGAAATCGTGCAACTTTTTAGTCAGCATAAGCCCCTCGACTACCCCGTGAGTATTGTCCAAAATGCAACCCGCCCAGATGTTCGTAGCTTGAGTGGACAACTAGACAATATTGTGGCCCTGAATACCATAGCTCAACTGGCTAGTCCAGGTATTTTGATTTTTGGTGCTGCGGCCCGCCATCTCGACACGATAGCACCTCACCTGGCCACACTCAAAACGAAAGAACAATGA
- a CDS encoding response regulator: MIRLLIADDHQLVIDGIKLMLSSETDIECAGEANDGQSALDLLTKGAFDLVLLDINMPGMNGLEACKHISKTYPDVKILVLSMLKEASLIKMMLKNGANGYLLKNAGKAEVLRAIRAVNAGQKYYSSEVADIVMASLGGRAEKVNKSPFPQLSRREKQVLQLIVDEFTTGEIADKLKISFGTVETHRRNLLIKLGARNTAGLVRIGIEYGLLE, translated from the coding sequence ATGATTAGACTCCTTATCGCCGATGATCATCAGTTGGTAATCGATGGTATAAAATTGATGCTTTCCAGCGAAACTGATATCGAATGTGCTGGTGAAGCTAACGATGGTCAGTCGGCACTTGATTTGTTGACAAAGGGAGCCTTTGATTTGGTATTACTAGACATCAATATGCCAGGTATGAACGGCCTGGAAGCTTGTAAACACATCAGTAAAACCTATCCGGATGTGAAAATTTTGGTCTTGTCAATGCTCAAAGAAGCTAGTTTGATCAAAATGATGCTCAAAAATGGAGCCAATGGATATTTGCTCAAAAATGCCGGGAAAGCAGAAGTGCTGAGAGCAATCAGAGCCGTCAATGCCGGACAAAAATATTACAGCTCCGAAGTAGCTGACATTGTCATGGCCAGTTTAGGTGGCAGAGCTGAAAAAGTCAATAAATCTCCTTTTCCTCAACTATCGCGCAGAGAAAAACAGGTGCTACAACTCATTGTCGACGAATTCACCACCGGTGAAATCGCCGACAAGTTGAAAATTAGTTTTGGTACCGTAGAAACACATCGCCGAAATCTGCTTATCAAACTAGGTGCACGCAACACGGCTGGCTTGGTGCGTATTGGTATTGAGTACGGTTTGTTAGAGTAA
- a CDS encoding NAD(P)/FAD-dependent oxidoreductase: MIKTDILIIGAGPVGLFTVFEAGLLKLRCHIIDALPQPGGQLTEIYPKKPIYDIPGYPSVLAGELVDNLMEQIAPFKPGFTLGERAETLEKQEDGQWLVTTNEGTQHLAPVIAIAGGLGSFEPRKPPIDNIDDFEKKGVNYFVKDPEMYRDKKVVIAGGGDSALDWAIFLADVAEEVTLVHRRNSFRGAIDSAEKVQQLDMEGKIKLITEAQVTGLSGKDHLEQVTIKHKNLGAYEKATDYYLPLFGLSPKLGPIGEWGLEIDKNAIVVDTFDYHTNLEGIFAIGDVNTYPGKLKLILCGFHEATLMVQTAFSIVYPDQKKSFKYTTVQGVEGF; this comes from the coding sequence ATGATTAAGACAGATATTCTCATTATCGGTGCAGGGCCAGTAGGTCTTTTCACAGTCTTTGAGGCAGGTCTCTTAAAGCTACGCTGCCATATTATTGACGCATTGCCACAGCCGGGAGGGCAGTTGACAGAGATTTACCCCAAAAAACCAATTTATGACATTCCGGGTTACCCCTCTGTGTTGGCGGGAGAGCTTGTGGACAATCTCATGGAACAGATTGCCCCCTTTAAGCCCGGATTCACCCTGGGAGAGCGCGCCGAAACCCTGGAAAAGCAAGAAGATGGCCAATGGCTTGTAACGACCAACGAGGGCACTCAACATTTAGCCCCGGTGATTGCTATTGCCGGAGGATTGGGAAGTTTTGAACCGAGGAAGCCTCCTATTGACAACATTGATGACTTTGAGAAGAAAGGCGTCAACTATTTTGTCAAAGATCCCGAGATGTACCGAGACAAAAAGGTGGTCATTGCTGGAGGTGGTGATTCCGCGCTGGATTGGGCCATCTTTCTTGCGGATGTGGCTGAAGAAGTCACGCTGGTGCATCGCCGCAACAGTTTCCGTGGAGCAATTGACAGTGCCGAAAAAGTGCAGCAGCTGGACATGGAAGGAAAGATCAAGCTCATCACAGAGGCGCAGGTGACGGGCCTTTCCGGCAAAGATCATTTAGAGCAGGTAACGATAAAGCACAAGAATCTGGGAGCATACGAGAAAGCTACCGATTACTATCTTCCACTTTTTGGCTTGTCGCCAAAACTGGGTCCTATCGGTGAATGGGGGCTGGAAATTGACAAGAATGCCATCGTCGTAGATACCTTTGATTATCACACCAACCTGGAGGGTATTTTTGCCATTGGTGACGTGAATACCTATCCTGGGAAATTAAAACTGATCCTTTGTGGCTTCCACGAAGCAACGCTGATGGTTCAAACTGCTTTCAGCATTGTTTACCCAGACCAGAAGAAAAGCTTCAAATACACAACGGTGCAGGGCGTAGAGGGTTTTTAA